Within the Nicotiana tabacum cultivar K326 chromosome 11, ASM71507v2, whole genome shotgun sequence genome, the region GTTATTTCATTACCCTTTTCGACCCGTTCCATGTCCGACCCGACCCAGATCCGCTCATTTGCCCACCCCTAGTTGGATTAGTGAGTTCCAAGAATACCAGAtggtaaaagaaaataaaaaaaaatagtgtacTAACTATTAAAGGCTAGGTTAAATTGAAGAGACATGAATGTACAAGAGTGAGTGTGTACATGCATGTATCAAGGATATGTATACAAAAAGCTGTGGCCTGTATCTTTCACTTGAATCTTTTGTGTTCCAATCCTTAAACATGATAATGTCAATACTATGAAAATATATTAATAAAGAAAAGGAACAGAATAATAGGATGATCTCTTATATAGATAGGTATAGCTATATGGAGCCATTTATTGTCAAGCTGACAAAAGAAAACAGGTTTTTGTCATAAGATCCAGAAATTCAGATCTAGAatagggagagagagagagagagagatagagccACACTATACTCCACATTCTTCTAGTTGGTCCTGCTCCTCCTTCTGCATCAAAAGCACCATCTCTCCATGAATTCAGCAAACTCTATTTCCTAAGATTCTCTCTTCACTCCTAGTAAAAATTACCATATCAAAcacttgattttttatttaacacaataagaaattaaataaaaaaaactaacatGAATAATGCAGTTGCTACTTGCAGGCAATGGCTGAGCCACATAGCTTCCAGGGGTatcaaaaaattttttttttcatgtatatatattatgtattgaATCCTCCTGACTTATTCGTGAATTACTTCTTTATATTATTCACACTGCTTGTAAAAATTACACTATATCAAACACTAGACATTTTTAATTAATACAATAAGGAATTAAATACAGAAAATTCAACATGAATAGTTAGTTGCTACGTACTTGCAGGAAAATAGACTTGTTACACAATGTTTCAGTACTAAAATGAGAAGGCAGGAATCTTGTttgaatttatttatatttataatataAATAAACCACATCAATTAGATTAGGTAGTACCCTTATTATACATCTTTTTGTATATGACTTTTTTTATTGCAGTTAACTGGGTTGGCATGAGGGagactttgaaataaattttctTAAAGAATCTTTATCCTTTAAAAGTATCTACTAATTTTTTATATAGTAGATGTGAATATTATTATCTCATATACCTAGATTTAAACCTAAATTTAATCCTTATATTTCAAATAAACAATAAAACAGAAGAGAAACACAGAACGAGTGAACAATTAACTCGAACTCCTATGATTGATGGAGTGCTAGGAAGAAAAAAGTACAACAAAACatagggaaaaggaaagaaaaagagagaaaccCTAAAATGCTATATCGAGAAAAGAGCAAAGGTGAGAACTATTTATTATGAATATTAACATACCACAAAGAAAAAATTTATAAAGGAGATACAGATTGAGCCCTAGGTGGGGAAGGAATTAATTAAACTTAATAATTTGATGTAAGAATTTTACTCAAATAATTTTTCTCTATCCCTAGAAAACACCAAGAAAATGATGAGGAGAACTACAACAAGAGAAGTATAAGGAAAAGCTAAATCATGTTGAGACAAAGAAATTCTTTCTTTTCCGGATGTTGAATGAAATTCAAGAAGAAAAATATACACACAAACTAAAAACTCAAATTATTTTTGTCCTTAACTATCTCTTCTCCAAATTCTCCACTTTTTCTGGAATTATTATCGTTAATGTCACCTCTCTTGAGAAGGAAAACTAATGAGAAGAAGATCGAAGTAAGAGAAGCTACCTCATATGTGGTCgaaccaaattcaaggagaaaaTATAgacaaataaaaacatcaaattACCTTTTGTTTTCTTATACCCTTTTCCCCATTTTTACCATACAACATAATGAAAAGGAATTAACAGAAGTTCTAAGTtctcactctttttttcttttcttgaattaTTGCTGTTATCATTACCTCTAGAAAGGAGGACGTCCATGAGCCCAAGCAAATGCTTCATGGTTCAATTGTCCACCGTTTGGTAGCAAATTTGGTGGTAAATTATATACTGGCATATTTGAAGATGGATCTCCcataccaccaccaccaccttgTTGTGCCCTTCCACCACCGCTACCTCCCATTCCCGGCGGTGATCCACCTCCACCACCACCTCCAAGCTGTCCTTGTGCCGCCTGTCCAccgccttcttcctcctcctccaacGGCAGCCTCTCGTATGTAGCATTAGAAAACGTTGATGCAATCACCATAACAGGTCCTGATGCTACTAATGGCCCTACTACACTCCCCCCTACAACTTGTCCCTGTCCTCCGGCTAAGTATATAGTCAAACCTGTATTAAACAGTTCAAACTGTTACATGAAATGGTCACATAATTCAATACAGTATCAAACAGACTAGTTATAATAAATTGTAGATATTATGAACTCATAGCTCTACAAATATAATATGTCCGATATTAACAGTATTAAAGGTGTGCTCTTTAGTTACACAATTCAATATGATAAGTAGAATAGATAAGACACTTGGAGACATAATTTTTAACTTTAGATGAGACGGTCACACAAGATAGCAACCTGTTGATCCAGGAGGAGCTGGTCCAGGGAGGAAAGCACCAGTCAACGATAAGATCTCGAAACGGCCGTGTAACGCCATGACAGCACTACCAGGAGCTGAAGGTTGTCTTAGGGTTACATTCGTTACAGTT harbors:
- the LOC107772075 gene encoding AT-hook motif nuclear-localized protein 20 — protein: MANPWWTGQVGLSGVETSPSAGSPALNKKPDLGVSMNDNSGGSGSHDEERDHSDDPKEGAVEGATRRPRGRPAGSKNKPKPPIFVTRDSPNALRSHVMEVANGADVAESIAQFARKRQRGVCVLSATGTVTNVTLRQPSAPGSAVMALHGRFEILSLTGAFLPGPAPPGSTGLTIYLAGGQGQVVGGSVVGPLVASGPVMVIASTFSNATYERLPLEEEEEGGGQAAQGQLGGGGGGGSPPGMGGSGGGRAQQGGGGGMGDPSSNMPVYNLPPNLLPNGGQLNHEAFAWAHGRPPF